A window from Parambassis ranga chromosome 13, fParRan2.1, whole genome shotgun sequence encodes these proteins:
- the hmgb1b gene encoding high mobility group protein B1b, translated as MVKDPKKPRGKMSSYAYFVQTCREEHKKKHPDASVNFSEFSKKCSERWKTMSPKEKGKFEDMAKQDKVRYEREMKNYIPPKGQKKKRFKDPNAPKRPPSAFFLFCADFRPKIKGENPGLSIGDTAKKLGEMWNGSSAEDKQPYERKAAKLKEKYDKDIVAYRTKGKVDSGSAAAANDDDDDDEEEGEEEEDEDEDEDEDDE; from the exons ATGGTGAAGGATCCAAAGAAGCCAAGAGGCAAAATGTCCTCGTATGCTTACTTTGTGCAAACCTGCCGGGAAGAGCATAAGAAGAAACACCCTGATGCCTCGGTCAACTTCTCAGAGTTCTCCAAAAAATGCTCTGAGAGATGGAAG accATGTCACCAAAAGAGAAAGGCAAATTTGAGGATATGGCCAAACAAGACAAGGTCCGCTATGAGAGGGAAATGAAGAATTACATTCCCCCCAAGGGCCAGAAGAAGAAGCGGTTTAAGGACCCCAATGCCCCTAAGAGACCACC GTCTGCATTCTTCCTGTTCTGTGCAGACTTTCGCCCCAAGATAAAGGGTGAGAATCCTGGACTTTCCATCGGGGACACAGCAAAGAAGCTGGGAGAGATGTGGAATGGCTCATCTGCAGAAGACAAGCAGCCATATGAGCGGAAGGCGGCAAAGTTGAAGGAGAAATACGACAAG GATATCGTTGCTTACCGCACGAAGGGAAAGGTCGATTCcggatcagctgctgcagctaacgatgatgacgacgatgacgaagaagagggagaggaggaggaagacgaagatgaggatgaggatgaggatgatgagtaG
- the tex26 gene encoding testis-expressed protein 26, with protein sequence MSTSFIDSYSQSGPFGSTVYNKDFSWKPACKCECIRTGTASGQRRNNPHPSQSFLMWRLPRDAARTSEYVAFPWKCCPSEGDIHKALSAQYSSTYTCDFMGMPQGCDDINKAERRLAPLQSRHHLPLSVDTEMRANYRQPKLKPELLHNVSQYSCNRDTNVARRGIVPTVVQRHVHTQQKASSMTTNDRFFGKRESDVASVMKSLLPQELQQLHRILSEQGKEAVKTVWSTDTCSKNGEKEKKLPAVVHGSYSPERISSWPGPL encoded by the exons ATGTCAACATCATTTATAGACTCCTATTCACAGTCTGGACCTTTTGGGTCAACTGTGTACAATAAGGACTTCAGCTGGAAGCCAGCCTGTAAATGTGAATGCATTCGCACAGGAACAGCCtctggacagaggaggaacaaCCCACATCCCAGCCAG TCTTTCTTGATGTGGAGGCTGCCTCGGGATGCTGCACGAACCTCTGAGTATGTCGCATTCCCTTGGAAATGCTGCCCATCTGAGGGAGACATCCACAAGGCCTTATCAGCGCAGTACTCCTCCACCTACACATGTGACTTTATGGGTATGCCTCAAG gaTGTGATGACATTAATAAAGCAGAGAGAAGGCTTGCACCTCTGCAGAGCAGGCATCACCTACCACTCTCTGTTGACACTGAGATGAGAGCCAATTACCGGCAGCCCAAGCTTAAACCTGAACTGCTCCACAATGTGTCTCAGTACAGCTGCAACAGAGATACAAATGTAGCCCGCCGTGGCATAG TTCCAACTGTTGTACAAAGGCACGTCCACACTCAGCAGAAAGCATCCAGTATGACGACCAATGACCGATTTTttggaaaaagagagagtgatGTTGCATCTGTGATGAAGTCCCTGCTGCCGCAGGAGCTGCAACAGCTGCACAGGATTTTATCTGAGCAGG GAAAGGAGGCTGTAAAAACAGTTTGGAGTACAGACACTTGTTCAAAAAATGgtgagaaggagaaaaaactTCCAGCTGTTGTTCATGGGTCCTACTCACCAGAGAGGATATCAAGCTGGCCAGGACCTCTCTGA